The Gammaproteobacteria bacterium genome window below encodes:
- a CDS encoding hypothetical protein (Evidence 5 : Unknown function), with product MSEEQNVETNDGTWSGLKKTIIGVLTTLVTAGGVWLSSQLFGGHEEAPAQATQQVAPVININNTQQQQQSGGNTTTIIKEKVVEKSAPQETKKAEPKQDELKTKEPQW from the coding sequence ATGTCAGAAGAACAAAATGTAGAGACAAATGACGGAACTTGGTCAGGTCTTAAAAAAACAATCATTGGAGTGTTAACAACACTTGTTACCGCAGGTGGTGTGTGGTTAAGCAGTCAATTATTTGGTGGTCATGAAGAGGCACCGGCACAGGCAACACAACAAGTTGCTCCTGTTATTAACATTAACAACACTCAACAGCAACAACAATCAGGTGGAAACACAACAACAATTATTAAAGAAAAAGTTGTTGAGAAGTCAGCGCCACAAGAAACAAAAAAAGCTGAGCCTAAACAAGACGAACTTAAAACTAAAGAACCACAATGGTAA
- the cas2 gene encoding CRISPR-associated endoribonuclease Cas2, which translates to MRYIICYDVSDNKRRRHLSMCLSGYGDRVQESVFEAVLDRTLFEKMISDVEKQIKRTVDTVRIYPLCGVCTNKVVQLGVSVNKHQEDIVFVV; encoded by the coding sequence ATGCGTTATATCATTTGCTATGACGTAAGTGACAATAAACGGCGACGTCATCTTTCGATGTGCTTAAGCGGTTATGGTGATCGAGTACAAGAGAGCGTCTTTGAGGCGGTTTTAGACCGTACACTCTTTGAAAAAATGATCAGCGATGTTGAAAAGCAGATTAAGCGTACAGTGGATACGGTACGAATCTATCCTCTTTGTGGAGTATGTACTAATAAGGTAGTGCAGTTAGGAGTATCTGTTAATAAGCATCAAGAAGATATTGTATTTGTCGTTTGA
- a CDS encoding hypothetical protein (Evidence 5 : Unknown function), which yields MNYIRDYAVTISDAIKSYNEYVNTDVNQSYNHNYLKHGLGFLIGDINLNTKFDGGDPYGIYASVSGLKPIDTSKLINVFSKAEYDSLVMGSNQWTDWVNYSNRGTFIYDSVGLTNLSVDIKYFVLGDVDRTHSSPVFNGATEIFAAIYKGQFDVNIPDVYSVGEPMYVPFNINTNGELSNGLQFEVKYDVNKVSFDEMVSNLQGPWLQYVTHDNANGIVRFGAMNNQKNGSLQGLATPFNLKFIAKTPTDDISTDVVIRQLMDASDKEGDHFNIVLASQRVVMMYKMTQVVNNITEPTISIYPNPNTGNFTTEFELLPNTNMNASIYDYQGKLMINLGDVNSDGLNTKIIKYVTHPELPQGNYLLVLSNNNKQITKPFTKL from the coding sequence TTGAATTATATTAGAGACTATGCTGTTACAATTTCAGACGCAATCAAATCATATAATGAATATGTTAACACAGATGTTAATCAAAGTTATAACCACAACTATTTGAAACATGGTTTAGGATTTTTAATTGGTGACATCAATCTAAACACTAAATTTGATGGTGGAGACCCTTATGGGATTTACGCTTCAGTTTCAGGGTTAAAACCTATTGATACTTCAAAATTGATAAATGTTTTCAGTAAAGCGGAATACGATTCTCTTGTAATGGGAAGTAACCAATGGACTGATTGGGTTAATTACTCAAATAGAGGAACTTTCATTTATGATAGTGTTGGATTAACTAATTTATCGGTAGACATCAAATATTTTGTTTTAGGTGATGTTGATAGAACACACTCTTCACCTGTATTTAATGGAGCAACTGAAATATTCGCAGCAATCTACAAAGGACAATTTGATGTGAATATTCCTGATGTTTATTCTGTAGGTGAACCAATGTATGTTCCATTTAATATCAATACAAATGGAGAATTGAGCAATGGTTTACAATTTGAGGTAAAGTATGATGTAAATAAAGTTTCATTCGATGAGATGGTATCAAACTTGCAAGGTCCGTGGTTACAATATGTGACTCACGACAATGCAAATGGTATTGTTAGATTCGGAGCAATGAATAATCAAAAAAATGGGTCGCTACAAGGGTTAGCGACCCCTTTTAATTTAAAATTTATAGCCAAAACACCAACGGATGATATCTCAACCGATGTTGTAATTAGACAATTAATGGATGCCTCAGATAAAGAAGGAGACCATTTTAATATTGTGTTAGCGTCACAAAGAGTTGTGATGATGTATAAAATGACACAAGTAGTGAATAATATCACAGAGCCAACGATTAGTATTTACCCTAATCCAAATACAGGTAATTTTACAACAGAATTTGAATTATTACCTAACACAAACATGAACGCATCTATTTATGATTATCAAGGTAAACTAATGATTAACTTAGGAGATGTTAACTCAGATGGACTTAATACAAAAATTATAAAATATGTGACCCATCCAGAACTACCTCAAGGGAACTATTTATTGGTATTATCTAATAATAATAAACAAATAACTAAACCTTTTACAAAACTTTAA
- a CDS encoding hypothetical protein (Evidence 5 : Unknown function), which produces MQRACNTPNSAYCPRLALLVEFDEEWAFGKIYLTISPNYPSIGKLLQLLQKVGCSILLNGRVL; this is translated from the coding sequence TTGCAAAGGGCATGTAACACACCAAATTCCGCTTATTGCCCGCGCTTGGCCTTACTCGTCGAATTTGATGAAGAATGGGCATTCGGGAAAATCTATCTGACCATCAGCCCTAACTACCCATCCATTGGAAAGTTATTGCAGCTTTTACAGAAAGTTGGTTGCTCTATCTTATTGAACGGACGAGTTTTATAA
- a CDS encoding hypothetical protein (Evidence 5 : Unknown function), whose protein sequence is MAVVYRHIREDTNEVFYIGIGKTDKRAYEKNRHRSDFWKNIAKNGFKVDIIFDDLTWEEAGEKEKEFILLYGRKDKGLGSLVNMTDGGDGGYGIIVKEGTKEKIRLFQLSLNKKGKPGRKQSSEIREKIKKNHPKLLPMR, encoded by the coding sequence ATGGCGGTAGTTTATAGACACATAAGAGAAGACACCAATGAGGTGTTTTATATTGGGATTGGGAAGACAGATAAAAGAGCATATGAAAAAAATCGACATAGGAGTGATTTTTGGAAAAATATTGCTAAAAATGGGTTTAAGGTTGATATTATTTTTGATGACTTAACTTGGGAAGAGGCGGGTGAAAAGGAAAAGGAATTCATATTATTATATGGTAGAAAAGATAAAGGATTGGGAAGTTTAGTTAATATGACTGACGGAGGTGACGGAGGATATGGTATCATCGTAAAGGAGGGAACAAAAGAAAAAATAAGATTATTCCAACTATCACTTAATAAAAAAGGAAAACCGGGTAGAAAACAATCAAGTGAAATTAGAGAAAAAATAAAAAAAAATCACCCAAAGTTGCTACCTATGCGGTGA
- the cas1 gene encoding CRISPR-associated endonuclease Cas1 3: MPTLYVTEPGATVRIFGESLRVTAEGNRGDRAASTSQRALLEIAPHRLELIGLVGRVHITLDALKLCQEKGIGVAWFSWNGRFLGRMVPAAARSGDLRLAQYRVMVDTHTAIQFARTVITAKCSNAVAVLRRIQSNQPGLEEVSKALRKLVDIQEKIVDCDNSEELLGLEGHAASHYFSALGSGFRGEIEFSTRQRRPPPDPANALLSFGYVLLGNLIGGHIEARGLDPTLGFLHAIRSGRASLALDLLEEFRHPIVDRFVMRVCNLRIIQINMFEADPENSGGVRLTQDGLKKFFKAWGEYLERPIQEDGAEKITPTALIYRQVNRLAMAFRGDTTYQPFLFEH, from the coding sequence ATGCCTACCCTCTATGTAACCGAGCCTGGAGCGACGGTACGGATCTTTGGGGAAAGCCTGCGCGTAACAGCGGAAGGGAATCGTGGTGATCGCGCTGCCTCTACCTCGCAACGTGCATTACTGGAGATTGCGCCACACCGTCTAGAACTAATTGGATTGGTGGGGCGAGTACATATTACCCTGGATGCCCTTAAACTCTGCCAGGAAAAAGGGATTGGGGTAGCTTGGTTTTCCTGGAATGGTCGATTTTTAGGGCGGATGGTTCCTGCGGCAGCACGTTCCGGTGATCTACGTTTAGCTCAATATCGGGTCATGGTGGATACCCATACCGCGATACAATTTGCACGAACAGTAATCACCGCAAAATGTTCCAACGCAGTGGCTGTTCTGCGGAGAATTCAATCCAATCAGCCAGGATTGGAGGAAGTATCTAAGGCTTTACGAAAATTGGTGGACATTCAGGAGAAAATCGTAGATTGCGATAATTCCGAAGAATTGTTAGGGTTGGAGGGACATGCGGCGAGTCACTATTTTTCAGCCTTGGGAAGTGGATTTCGTGGTGAGATTGAATTCAGCACGAGGCAACGACGCCCACCTCCTGACCCGGCCAATGCCTTACTTTCGTTTGGATATGTTTTACTAGGTAATCTGATCGGCGGGCATATCGAAGCGCGAGGATTAGATCCCACTCTGGGTTTTCTTCACGCAATACGATCTGGTCGGGCTAGTCTGGCGTTAGATTTGTTGGAAGAGTTTCGGCATCCTATCGTGGATCGGTTTGTGATGCGCGTGTGCAATCTTCGCATTATTCAAATTAATATGTTTGAAGCTGATCCAGAAAATAGTGGTGGAGTACGTTTAACTCAGGATGGATTGAAGAAATTCTTTAAAGCCTGGGGCGAATATCTCGAACGACCTATTCAGGAAGATGGTGCGGAGAAAATAACCCCTACTGCCTTGATTTATCGCCAGGTGAATCGCTTGGCGATGGCTTTCCGAGGTGATACTACCTATCAGCCATTTCTGTTTGAGCATTGA
- a CDS encoding conserved hypothetical protein (Evidence 4 : Unknown function but conserved in other organisms) — protein MNKVLISFLGKARKEDNGKYRTARYRFDNGTVEETRYFGQALAKQLPLDKVILLGTQGSMWDVLMDDLGQGEEFAEDRLALIDEVDNNQVQESRLEILTPLLTRKIGKPCRLRLIPFGRNEEEQTRILEILTNEVNEGDDVYLDVTHGFRHLPMLGLLSALYLRTVKEVSIQGLYYGALDMLDKNTGETPVLRLDGLLTIADWIGAIARYDQSGDYGVFAPLLSNHLKTDTLKLASFYERTSNSVKAKVQLSTFHGLFKNVELSSIARLFRAPLEKRIAWFKENDRAKREWELAERYLERKDFLRATIFGYESLVTKETSKRKSDIHDFAERKSSAESLKKEHRDFKELEYLRNAMAHGLRSGKKEISDSLDSESGLVEKIKKLFKKL, from the coding sequence ATGAATAAGGTATTGATCAGCTTTCTTGGCAAGGCAAGAAAGGAAGATAACGGAAAATATCGTACTGCTCGCTATCGATTCGACAATGGAACGGTAGAAGAAACCCGTTATTTCGGACAAGCCTTGGCGAAACAGTTACCACTGGATAAGGTGATTCTTCTCGGTACCCAAGGCAGCATGTGGGATGTGCTGATGGATGATCTGGGACAAGGCGAAGAATTCGCCGAGGATCGCCTAGCACTAATCGACGAGGTGGATAATAATCAGGTGCAAGAAAGCCGATTGGAAATACTTACTCCCCTGCTAACACGGAAAATTGGAAAACCTTGCCGATTACGCCTTATCCCTTTTGGGCGCAACGAAGAGGAGCAGACTCGAATCCTGGAAATATTAACCAACGAAGTGAATGAAGGAGATGATGTTTATCTCGATGTGACCCATGGTTTTCGGCACCTGCCCATGCTGGGATTGCTGAGCGCATTGTATCTGCGCACGGTGAAGGAAGTATCCATCCAAGGGTTGTATTACGGCGCATTGGATATGTTGGATAAAAATACTGGGGAAACCCCGGTGTTGCGTTTGGATGGATTATTGACCATCGCCGATTGGATTGGCGCTATTGCTCGTTATGACCAAAGTGGTGATTATGGAGTATTCGCGCCCTTGCTATCCAATCATCTAAAAACGGATACGTTGAAGCTCGCTTCTTTTTACGAACGCACGAGTAATTCAGTAAAGGCCAAGGTACAGCTCTCAACATTCCATGGCTTATTCAAAAATGTAGAGTTATCTTCGATTGCCCGCCTATTCCGCGCCCCCTTGGAAAAGAGAATTGCATGGTTTAAGGAAAATGATCGTGCTAAAAGAGAATGGGAACTTGCCGAAAGATATCTTGAGAGGAAAGATTTTCTGCGCGCAACTATTTTCGGTTATGAATCCCTCGTAACCAAAGAAACATCCAAACGTAAATCTGATATTCACGACTTTGCCGAGCGCAAAAGTTCTGCGGAATCATTGAAAAAAGAACATAGAGACTTCAAAGAATTAGAATATCTTCGCAACGCTATGGCGCACGGGCTTCGGTCTGGGAAAAAAGAAATCAGTGACTCGTTGGATTCAGAAAGTGGTCTGGTAGAAAAGATCAAGAAATTATTCAAGAAACTCTAA
- a CDS encoding hypothetical protein (Evidence 5 : Unknown function) gives MILEFLGARTIHVAIPFQAGRLLQGCEDNQLLAKECIGRNPLSGGAITSGGRWCLSKEDIERGRNPLSGGAITSGHIKYNSRRSYSMLVAIPFQAGRLLQVRAITNANVLTTGLSQSPFRRGDYFR, from the coding sequence ATGATTTTAGAGTTTCTTGGTGCACGCACCATTCATGTCGCAATCCCCTTTCAGGCGGGGCGATTACTTCAGGGTTGCGAAGATAATCAACTACTTGCAAAGGAATGTATTGGTCGCAATCCCCTTTCAGGCGGGGCGATTACTTCAGGTGGGAGATGGTGCTTATCTAAGGAAGACATTGAGAGAGGTCGCAATCCCCTTTCAGGCGGGGCGATTACTTCAGGACATATTAAGTATAATTCGCGCCGAAGTTATTCAATGCTTGTCGCAATCCCCTTTCAGGCGGGGCGATTACTTCAGGTGCGTGCAATAACCAACGCAAATGTGTTAACAACTGGATTGTCGCAATCCCCTTTCAGGCGGGGCGATTACTTCAGGTAA